In the genome of Perca fluviatilis chromosome 4, GENO_Pfluv_1.0, whole genome shotgun sequence, one region contains:
- the si:ch211-117k10.3 gene encoding Krueppel-like factor 15, with protein MVSLSSRTLSLENDVFRDSSSSSLFSLGLGDGAGSPASCDSPDAGELRAMHSSSLGEEEDEEDDEDEDERGSLHIFLGAEGEEEPASQEPKLPDFPFHPSSPFSPTLEDIEEFLREKMELVKEGLLAPKEEAFPLPCSDSPSSTAPLAASSETCSDQGISASRCPLSPNTPKNEQNSPGPADRSPSAHVNPSPSSLTPPVLLRPPLVLQLQPVPLAQPPTPAGSPPGTQSGIWLTHVVMGLQGATGQNLTLLAPQVPSTATTLLSLNSGDTKSADQKYVKIAPLPITMRTLEITGVSGLGGPGSGLLKAMAPRVTRLLPTERVHKCSHPGCGKMYTKSSHLKAHFRRHTGEKPYTCSWPDCGWRFSRSDELSRHRRSHSGIKPYECSLCEKKFARSDHLSKHTKVHRSSRPSRIIKATV; from the exons ATGGTGTCTCTCAGCAGCAGAACGCTGAGTTTGGAGAATGATGTGTtcagggacagcagcagcagcagcctgttCTCCCTCGGCCTGGGGGACGGAGCCGGCAGTCCGGCCTCCTGCGACAGCCCCGATGCCGGGGAGCTGCGGGCTATGCACAGCTCCAGCCTcggagaggaggaagatgaggaggatgaCGAAGACGAAGACGAGAGGGGCAGTCTGCATATCTTTCTTGGAGCAGAGGGAGAAGAGGAACCTGCGAGTCAGGAGCCCAAGTTGCCAGACTTCCCTTTCCATCCCTCTTCTCCGTTCTCGCCAACCCTGGAGGACATAGAGGAGTTCCTGAGGGAAAAGATGGAACTGGTCAAAGAGGGGCTGCTGGCCCCGAAAGAAGAGGCCTTCCCTCTACCCTGCAGCGACTCTCCATCCTCCACTGCACCCCTGGCTGCTTCCTCAGAGACTTGCAGCGACCAAGGGATTAGTGCCTCGCGTTGCCCTTTAAGCCCAAACACCCCTAAGAACGAGCAAAACAGCCCCGGCCCAGCTGACCGATCCCCTTCTGCTCACGTTAACCCCTCACCTTCCAGCTTGACCCCGCCGGTGCTGCTGCGCCCTCCGCTGGTTCTCCAGCTCCAGCCCGTGCCTCTGGCCCAGCCTCCGACTCCAGCGGGCTCTCCTCCAGGCACCCAAAGTGGCATTTGGCTCACTCATGTGGTCATGGGGCTCCAGGGTGCAACAGGACAGAATCTCACTCTGCTGGCCCCGCAGGTGCCCTCCACCGCTACCACCTTGTTATCGCTAAACAGCGGAGATACCAAGTCAGCTGACCAGAAGTATGTGAAGATCGCCCCTCTGCCCATCACTATGAGGACTCTAGAAATCACGGGCGTGTCTGGGCTCGGAGGCCCGGGCAGTGGCCTCTTGAAGGCCATGGCCCCCAGGGTGACCAGGCTGCTGCCCACAGAGAGGGTCCATAAGTGCTCCCACCCAGGCTGCGGGAAGATGTACACCAAAAGCAGCCATCTGAAAGCTCACTTCCGCCGGCATACTGGAGAGAAACCCTACACATGTAGCTGGCCTGACTGTGGCTGGAG GTTCTCCCGATCCGACGAACTGTCCCGTCACCGCCGCTCGCACTCCGGCATCAAGCCCTACGAGTGCTCGCTGTGCGAGAAGAAGTTCGCCCGCAGCGATCACTTATCCAAACACACGAAGGTCCACCGCAGCTCCAGGCCCAGCAGGATCATCAAAGCCACTGTGTGA